Proteins co-encoded in one Papaver somniferum cultivar HN1 chromosome 5, ASM357369v1, whole genome shotgun sequence genomic window:
- the LOC113280953 gene encoding tRNAse Z TRZ4, mitochondrial-like, which yields MEENYEPARCNKRRAEGRDRKGAPRLLERKVPKIDPLSTTCYVQILGTGLDTQDTSPSICLFFDKQRFIFNAGEGLQRFCSEHKIKLSKIGHIFVSRACSETTGGLAGLLLTLAGIGDKGMSVNICGPPGLKCLIDAISTFVPNNAVLHTHIIGSTSTSNGGAIFDSEILEEPTTSTSNGAPIFDSNRLFKEPIAIFADEVVKISALLLRPSCSPPSNPSFPKPLASHSQNLDRAKLKPGDISVIYVVELSEIIGKFDPNKAMKLGLKRGSKFRDLQLGQSVQSDYQNITVHPSDVMGPSVAGPIVLLVDCPTLSHLQQMVSLQSLSSYFDGVKIVSCVIHLSPSSVTLTAEYQTWMRRFGGAQHIMAGHEKKNMEIPILRTTTKMAARLNYLCPNFFPSCGFLDRPDIYMCEQDSIASKMVSVPSPTKSVAAENLLKFHLRPCSLFGLDTSTVPKLLTRTEVIDDLLFEIPEISEAAIEIGNFWNKSETNLPSCLENITREEMEIVFLGTGSSQPSKHRNVSSIFINLFSKGGLLIDCGEGTLGQLRRRFGVVGANDILRGLKCIWISHMHADHHTGLASILALRCQLLKGTSQEKIFVIAPTQLKNFLDVHQCAEDLNMQFLYCGRTMDVECEGIESYHNGPGSLGELTADFEIQQKLKKLLGEVGLEALISVPVIHCRDSFGLVLKAVERHDADGKTIPGWKLVYSGDTRPCKNLKHASNGATVLIHEATFEDNMGEVAIGKNHSTTKEAIDIGGGAYRVILTHFSQRYPKIPVFDEVETCARKTCVAFDFMSVNIADLPVLPKILPQLKLLFKYEVNAEEFHDV from the exons ATGGAGGAAAATTATGAACCTGCTCGGTGCAATAAGAGAAGAGCCGAAGGAAGAGATAGGAAGGGTGCACCCAGACTCCTTGAACGGAAAGTTCCGAAGATAGACCCTCTCAGCACGACCTGCTATGTCCAG ATATTGGGAACTGGATTAGATACGCAAGACACTTCACCATCGATTTGCTTGTTCTTCGATAAGCAGAGGTTTATTTTTAATGCTGGAGAG GGGTTGCAGCGATTCTGCAGTGAGCACAAGATCAAGTTATCCAAG ATTGGTCACATATTTGTTTCTCGTGCCTGCTCAGAAACGACAGGTGGACTAGCAG GTCTTTTGTTGACTTTGGCTGGGATAGGAGATAAAGGGATGTCA gttaacATATGTGGTCCTCCGGGTCTCAAATGTTTAATAGATGCTATCAGTACCTTCGTTCCAAACAATGCAGTGCTTCATACTCATATCATTGGTTCTACTTCAACTTCCAATGGAGGTGCTATTTTTGACAGTGAAATATTGGAAGAACCTACTACTTCGACTTCTAATGGAGCTCCTATTTTTGATAGTAACAGACTATTTAAAGAACCTATAGCTATATTTGCTGATGAGGTCGTGAAGATATCGGCTCTTCTCTTAAGACCAAGTTGTTCCCCACCATCAAATCCTTCATTTCCAAAACCTCTTGCATCACATTCACAAAATTTAGACAGGGCAAAGCTAAAGCCTGGTGATATTTCTGTTATATATGTTGTTGAATTATCCGAAATTATCGGAAAATTTGATCCTAACAAAGCGATGAAGCTTGGACTTAAACGGGGATCAAAATTTCGTGATCTGCAACTTGGACAATCAGTCCAGTCAGACTATCAAAATATCACA GTTCATCCAAGTGATGTAATGGGTCCCTCAGTTGCTGGTCCAATTGTGCTCCTTGTGGATTGCCCAACCCTTTCTCATTTGCAGCAAATGGTATCCCTACAGTCACTCAGTAGTTACTTCGATGGCGTTAAGATTGTGAGTTGTGTTATTCACTTGAGTCCATCATCTGTCACACTGACCGCCGAGTACCAAACATGGATGAGAAGATTTGGTGGAGCCCAACACATTATGGCTGGCCATGAGAAAAAAAACATGGAGATCCCAATTCTGAGAACAACTACAAAAATGGCAGCTCGACTAAATTATCTATGTCCCAACTTCTTTCCATCATGTGGATTTTTGGATCGTCCGGATATTTACATGTGTGAACAAGATAGCATCGCATCAAAAATG GTTTCTGTCCCAAGTCCAACTAAAAGTGTTGCAGCTGAAAATCTTCTCAAG TTCCATTTGCGTCCCTGCTCACTGTTTGGGTTGGATACGTCTACAGTACCAAAGTTGTTGACCCGTACAGAGGTTATTGATGATCTTCTCTTTGAAATTCCTGAGATATCAGAAGCTGCAATTGAAATTGGCAATTTTTGGAATAAGTCTGAAACTAATCTCCCTAGTTGTTTGGAAAACATAACTAGAGAAGAGATGGAAATTGTTTTTCTAGGAACTGGATCATCCCAGCCTTCAAAACATCGCAATGTTAGCTCAATCTTCATTAATCTTTTCTCTAAAGGAGGTCTGCTCATAGATTGTGGTGAGGGAACTCTTGGGCAGTTGAGAAGAAGGTTTGGTGTAGTGGGTGCGAATGATATTCTGCGAGGTTTGAAATGTATTTGGATTTCCCATATGCATGCAGATCATCACACCGGTCTGGCAAGTATTCTCGCTCTCCGGTGCCAATTGCTAAAAGGTACAAGTCAGGAAAAAATATTTGTTATTGCACCAACACAGTTGAAGAATTTCTTAGATGTACACCAATGTGCCGAGGATCTAAATATGCAGTTCCTTTATTGTGGAAGAACGATGGATGTTGAGTGTGAGGGTATTGAGAGTTACCATAACGGACCAGGAAGTCTTGGCGAATTAACCGCGGATTTTGAAATTCAACAAAAGTTGAAAAAGCTGTTAGGTGAAGTAGGTTTGGAAGCTCTTATCAGTGTTCCTGTCATTCATTGTCGAGATTCATTTGGTCTTGTTTTAAAGGCTGTAGAGAGACATGATGCTGATGGTAAAACTATACCTGGGTGGAAACTTGTTTACTCTGGTGATACTAGACCTTGCAAAAACCTGAAGCATGCGTCTAACGGAGCGACGGTTCTTATACATGAG GCAACGTTTGAAGATAATATGGGGGAAGTGGCTATTGGGAAGAATCACAGTACAACGAAGGAAGCTATTGATATTGGTGGGGGTGCATACCGCGTCATCCTCACGCATTTCAGTCAGAGGTATCCAAAGATTCCAGTTTTTGATGAGGTTGAGACATGTGCGCGTAAAACATGCGTCGCTTTCGACTTTATGAGTGTTAACATAGCAGATTTGCCTGTGCTTCCGAAGATTCTTCCCCAGCTCAAACTCTTGTTCAAATATGA